The segment ATAACATTCTGATTTCCTGGCTATGCGCATAAGCGCCCCCGCGATAACGGGGGCGTTTTTTTATTCAGGTTTGTCCGGCCAGACAATATCCGGAGCGGCGGAAGTATCGACCGCCTGCACATCCTGAATATATTTCATCCAGTGGGTCAGCTTTTCTTTGTCGGTACCGGTAATGATGCCGAGCATCAGCTGCGTCTGCCATGCCTGAGTGGTGGTATTGGCGATGCTGATTAGCGTGCTCTTTTGCTTATCGGCGTCTGCCTCATCGGCCAGTTTCTGCGCGTCAGCATCCGTTACCCACTTTTCACCGTCCCATTTATCAAAGCCAGTCGCGGGTTTTAACGTCGTGGTATCCGCCGGATAATCACCGGTTTCTGTTATCAGTCGGGGAGCGCCGTCAGCCGTTGAATACACCGTTTCCCCACGGTGATCGCTGACTGTCTGCCAGACTTCATCACGCCAGATAGCAATACTGCCTGCCGTCACATCAGGTGGTGCGGTGGTGGTGGCATTTGCGGGCAGGCCCAGCCCCTGCAAAAGGTACTCGTCAGAGGCTCCGGTAAATCCCCCGCTGATGGCGTCATAGCTGTACACGGTCAGGGTG is part of the Pantoea phytobeneficialis genome and harbors:
- a CDS encoding tail fiber assembly protein; this encodes MAKVTLDKNGLAKASGTLTVYSYDAISGGFTGASDEYLLQGLGLPANATTTAPPDVTAGSIAIWRDEVWQTVSDHRGETVYSTADGAPRLITETGDYPADTTTLKPATGFDKWDGEKWVTDADAQKLADEADADKQKSTLISIANTTTQAWQTQLMLGIITGTDKEKLTHWMKYIQDVQAVDTSAAPDIVWPDKPE